A stretch of the Sphingobacterium thalpophilum genome encodes the following:
- the ispF gene encoding 2-C-methyl-D-erythritol 2,4-cyclodiphosphate synthase, which translates to MKIKVGFGFDVHQIREGHPFIVGGVQLEHHAGAFGHSDADVLVHAICDAILGAANLEDIGYHFPNTDMRWKGISSLVLLKECMALIQAKGYRLGNIDAMLCLEAPKIKPYIPQMKVKLAEATGLDIDDISIKATTNETMGFIGRKEGVVAYAVCLIERV; encoded by the coding sequence ATGAAAATTAAAGTTGGATTTGGATTCGATGTCCATCAGATCAGAGAAGGACATCCATTTATTGTTGGCGGCGTTCAGCTGGAGCATCACGCGGGCGCTTTTGGACATTCGGATGCGGATGTGCTGGTACATGCGATTTGTGATGCCATCTTAGGGGCAGCCAATTTAGAAGATATCGGTTATCACTTTCCGAATACCGATATGCGCTGGAAGGGAATCAGTAGCCTGGTATTATTGAAAGAATGCATGGCTCTGATTCAGGCCAAAGGCTATCGGCTGGGAAATATCGATGCCATGTTGTGCCTCGAAGCACCGAAAATCAAGCCTTATATCCCACAGATGAAAGTGAAGCTGGCAGAAGCAACAGGTCTTGATATCGATGATATTTCAATCAAAGCGACTACCAACGAAACAATGGGGTTTATTGGACGAAAAGAAGGTGTCGTAGCGTATGCAGTTTGCCTCATCGAACGGGTATAG